Genomic DNA from uncultured Methanospirillum sp.:
TGGCTCATTCTCTTTGGAATCATCATCTCGATTCCGTTTGCCTCACTTAATCTTGCGTTTTTTTATCTGAACACCGGGCTGCAGCCCTTTACCGGAGGAATATCTGCAGGTATTCTCGCATGCAATCCTGCCCTATCAGAAGAGATTATCTTCAGGTTATTCCCCGTGATCCTGGTCATTACACTGCTCCGGTCTGAGTGCTCAGAACGAGTTGCACTCGTGGCAGCGGTCTGTATCGGGGTAATACCACACAGTCTGAACCATCTCCCTGACCTGTTCATCACCAATCCGGTTGCAGCGATGAGCATGTGGGTTCTGACTTCACTCCTCTTCGGTCTTCCCCTCTGCCTGCTGCAATTGTATAAGGGATTGCCATCAGCCTGTGGATTTCACTGGTTTGTTGATATGACCAGGTTTCTGTTTGGATATTGAAATTGTATACGATGGATCAGCTGACTTACGGTATGAAGAGTAATGTGTGAATACCTATTGACCACATATCAGGCCATTCAGACGCTATGCAATATTTTTCTGAGTGATTCGAGGAGTAACCGGTCGGCAAAAAGGGGAGATCCTTTTGAAGATCAGGATTCCAGCGCAATGTCATCCGGATCATTCATTCTCTGACTGGACTGCAGGGCAGAAGTTGCAGAGGGAGTACGGGACCTCTTTCTCTTTGTCTCTGATCAGGCAGTAGAAGACCCCATCCTTATCCTCAACTCTGAATCCACCCGGAAACGGCATTCCGACAGGATGCCCTGGTTCTTCAAGGATAAACATCGTGAAAGCCCCGATGAGATAGTAGAAGAGCCGGTGCCTGATGGTGTACGGGATCGGCATCCTGCTGACTGTGTCATCCCACTCTGTGCATCCGGTAGGGATGATCTCACAGAATGCCCTGAAGGTCTCCAGATCAGGAATCGATTCTGACATGGTTTTGAACCTGCCTGACCGATGATATGTCATAAGCCGGTGATATCCTCCAAGAATCTGGTCACTCAGGTATGGGCCGACCTGCTCCCGGTATGATCGGGGGAGCCTAATCAGTTCGGTATGAAGTCTGCCACCGATGACCTGCAGATCATGCAGGGTATACCTGGCGACCTCTCTGCCCAGGATATCACCGAGTTCTCCCTTTGTTCCGGCACGGGAGAGGTTTTTGGAGACCTCAATGGTTAGGGCAATATCATCAACACCTGTCATCTATGCTTCCTTGTTATGAGTATCCCGAGATCGTATCTGAAAAAGGAGGTTAGTCGCTATCCCCTTTAGAAGATACTGATCACCCCGAGAAAACCGGTCAGGTTGAAAGATCAGACCCCACGTTTCCACTTCTCTTTCGGCACAATTATCTCAAACCTTACACCTTCTCCAGGTAATCCGGTCTCCCTGATAGTCACTTCCGTTATAGCCAGGATCTGCTTAGAAACAAACAGTCCGACCCCGGTATGTTTTCCAAATGACCAGTCAAAGATGCGGGGTTTATCTTCTTCATCAATTCCAACTCCATTATCCTCATACACAATTAACAGATCTGCATCCCGGATTGTTGCCCTGAATATGATATCAGTCACATGCTCCCCATGTCGTGAAGAGTTTTCAACGAGCGTGTAGAATACCTTCTCAAACATAGGATCAGCCAGTATTTCCACAGGAACCAGATCAAGGTGCCAGTTGAATGTAATTGTCGGGAGAAGCAGGTGAACACGGTTAATTATTGTCTCCAGATTTTGCCATATTGGTTCAGTTGTCCCGATATTCTCATAAACCCGGGTAAATTCTATCTGAGCCTGAACAGATCGTGTCAGATCCATACATGAACGCAGGTATGATTGAGTAGGCCCTTCAGGAGTATCTTCCAGGCATATCTCCAGGTATCCCAGGAGCCCGGTAATCTGGTTGAGGATGTCATGGCGGGTTATCCCGGTCAGGAGATTTAGTCTGATATTTGCCTGCCTGAATGCTTCCTGTGTTGCATGGAGTTCGCGGGTCCGGGCGGCAACGATGGTTTCAAGATCCTCATACAGCCGGGTCAGTTTGTCTTCGGCATCTTTCCTGAGAGTGATATCAGTAAAACTGGCTCTGATTACTTTTGGACCAAGGCTTGGGAGATGGACAATTGTTACATCACAATAGATCTCTTTCTTATCATACGTGGTAATTAACCGCTCAAAACCAATAATCTGACCTGATAATACCTTATCAAGATGTTCCCGAATGATTGACGGGAGATTATTATCAAGTTCATTTGCTTTAGTATAAAATTCGGAATAATTCAGTGAGCGTAACTGTTCCATCGAACATCCAAGCAGACTCAATGCTTTAGGGTTCGCTTCAACAAATCCATTTTTATCCAGATCATATACGATGATGGCATCAGGGGCATTATTTATGAGTGTCCGGTATCTCTCTTCACTTTCATGAAGACGTTTTTCTGCTGACAACCGGTGCCTCCGATTCAGGATAAGACCGGCGATTAACAGAGTTTCAGAAACGATTATGATGATAATCCATACGATAACGAATGAGTACTTTTCCCAGACTGAATCTTCCCGGTTTACAATAATGCTACCTTTAGGAAGGATTGCCGGATCAATATTGAATCGTGAGAGTTCATTCCAGTCAAACTTGTATATCCTGAGATCTTCAGGGTCGAGTTCACCTTGATTTGTGATATTACCCTGTAATGCCTGGAGAGCCAGAGACCCAATCTCCTTTCCATACATCTCCGGACTGAGCAGATATCCTCCGACAATTCCTCTATTTACATATGTTTCACTGGGCCCGAATATTGGAGCCTGTGCTATGGTATATATCCGGCTCAATGAATCTTCAGGGCTAAAGTGGTTTCCATTGATATCCTGTGCATAACTGATATATAATATCGCAGAATCCCGTGGAATTTTTGATATTTGAGGCAATAGTTCATTGTGAGACTGGTTTATGAGATATGTTACCGGAACAGAGAGGTTCATATCAGAGATCTGCTGTTTCAGAGCCTCTAATTCATCAATCTCATCAGGTCCTGATCCGGATATTACATAGATCTGTCTGGTATGAGGAAACAATGAGAGTATTGTCTCAATATTTTTTCCTGTGCTATATCCCTTCTCTGGAACCACCGGGGTGATTGTCAGGTTATGTATCACTCCGGGATCTACATCGCTGATGATTGGGATACCTTGTACAAGTTCCAGGGGCATCCCGGACAACAGATCGATTGCAAGGATATCTTTTGTAATTATTACATCCGGTTTGAGGGCTTGGATCTTGTATCTATACAGATCATCTATCTTTGAAAGATACGTCTCATCACGATAATCAGGAATATTCAGGTACTCGGTTACGAATCGTAGGGGAACAGAAGAGTTCTTTTTGAGTTCTTCGCTGATCCCTGTGATAAAAAGAGTTTCATAAGGACTTTTACCGTCGGTTGATACGAGTAATAGAATCGTTTTGACTGAACTTTCTGAAAAATCTGAGTGCGCCGGATCATCTGATTGAAGAATGAGTTCTGAGGATGCCGGGATTGAAAACAGAGAAACGAGAACCAGCATCAGGATTACT
This window encodes:
- a CDS encoding DUF2115 domain-containing protein — translated: MTGVDDIALTIEVSKNLSRAGTKGELGDILGREVARYTLHDLQVIGGRLHTELIRLPRSYREQVGPYLSDQILGGYHRLMTYHRSGRFKTMSESIPDLETFRAFCEIIPTGCTEWDDTVSRMPIPYTIRHRLFYYLIGAFTMFILEEPGHPVGMPFPGGFRVEDKDGVFYCLIRDKEKEVPYSLCNFCPAVQSENE
- a CDS encoding ABC transporter substrate binding protein codes for the protein MEQNIQVFKRVILMLVLVSLFSIPASSELILQSDDPAHSDFSESSVKTILLLVSTDGKSPYETLFITGISEELKKNSSVPLRFVTEYLNIPDYRDETYLSKIDDLYRYKIQALKPDVIITKDILAIDLLSGMPLELVQGIPIISDVDPGVIHNLTITPVVPEKGYSTGKNIETILSLFPHTRQIYVISGSGPDEIDELEALKQQISDMNLSVPVTYLINQSHNELLPQISKIPRDSAILYISYAQDINGNHFSPEDSLSRIYTIAQAPIFGPSETYVNRGIVGGYLLSPEMYGKEIGSLALQALQGNITNQGELDPEDLRIYKFDWNELSRFNIDPAILPKGSIIVNREDSVWEKYSFVIVWIIIIIVSETLLIAGLILNRRHRLSAEKRLHESEERYRTLINNAPDAIIVYDLDKNGFVEANPKALSLLGCSMEQLRSLNYSEFYTKANELDNNLPSIIREHLDKVLSGQIIGFERLITTYDKKEIYCDVTIVHLPSLGPKVIRASFTDITLRKDAEDKLTRLYEDLETIVAARTRELHATQEAFRQANIRLNLLTGITRHDILNQITGLLGYLEICLEDTPEGPTQSYLRSCMDLTRSVQAQIEFTRVYENIGTTEPIWQNLETIINRVHLLLPTITFNWHLDLVPVEILADPMFEKVFYTLVENSSRHGEHVTDIIFRATIRDADLLIVYEDNGVGIDEEDKPRIFDWSFGKHTGVGLFVSKQILAITEVTIRETGLPGEGVRFEIIVPKEKWKRGV